One Senegalimassilia faecalis genomic window, CCGGCCCTCTTCTTGTGTCCCGCCGCCGCCCCATGCAGGTGCGACGGCGGGTTTCCTCTATCCGGCCTTCGCCGGGAACGGCTGCGCTAGCGCTTATCGCGACGGCGCATGATGCACAGCGCCGCGATGGAGGCCGCGCCCGCCAGGGCCACTGCCGCAAGCGGCAGGACCAGGGCAAGCCTGTCATCGCCCGTCTGGGTCAGCACCTTGCCGATGGGCCCGCTCGGCGTGAAAGTCTTGCCGCCGGGCTGCGTGGGCTGCGTGGGCTGCACGGGCGCCGGAGGCTCGGCGTACGTGTTCGTGAACGCGAGCACGTCGGCATCGCCTGCCACCGTTGCGTTCAAGTGGCCGAGCCCGTCATCGACGACCGTCACGGTCACCTTGTACGCGTGCTTGTCGTACGTCACGTTCGCCTGCGCATCGTCGAGCTCGGTGAGCGCGAACTCGTACGTGCCGGGCTTGTCGAACGTCAGCGCCGGGAAGGCGATCTTGCCGTCGGCGGCGTTCTTCGCCTTCAGCTCGGTGCCGTCGGTCGCGGTCAGTACGAACGTGAACTGCCCGTCCTCAAGGTTCTTGCCCACCAGCGTCTTGGAGGCGCCGATGACCACGGTCGTGGGCGTTGCCTGGTAAGCGTTGGCGAAGGTCGCCTCGCGCGCGTCTTCCAGCGCATGGGCCACGCTGAGCGTGCCGTCGCCGTTGTCCTTCACCGTGGTGACCACGGTGTACGTCGCACCGTCGTACGTTACGCCGTTGGCGACGGTGCCGCCCCCGACCTCGTGCAACGTGTAGCGGTGCGTGCCGGGCTGCGTGTACTTCACCGCGCTCAGCGCCACGCTGCCGTCGGCGGCGTTAACGCCGGTCGCCACCACATCTTCGCCCTCGAGCAGCTCGAATGCGAACTCGCCGGCAGCCATGTCGCGGCCCGTCAGCGTCTTGGTCACCGCCACCTGATCGGTCACGCTGAAGTGAGCGGGCCCCACCTTGTAGGTGTTGGCGAAGGAGAACGCCGGGCTCGCCGCATCGCCCTGGCGCTCGACCGTCAGCTTGCCGGCGCCGTCGTCGGTCACCTTGAAGCTGACCGTCTTGGTCGCCGCGGCGTCGTTGGTCACGCCGGGCACGTCACCGCTCTCCGTCACCTTATAGGTGAACACGTGGGAACGCGGCTTGCCGGACTCGGGCTCCGGGTTCGCCGGCTGGTCGGCCGGCTGGTTGCCGGGAGCGACCGTGTCGACCGTGCCGCTGGCGGCATCGGAAGCCGCTACGGCGCCCGCACCCTGCTCGTCGCCTGCCGCGGGCTTGTCGCCCTCGTCGGCGGCGGGCTTGTCACCGTTGCCGGCGGCCTGGGAGGAAGCGTTGCCCGCATCCGCGGCGGCCTTGTCAGCGTCGGCAACAGCCTTCGCAGCATCGGCAGCCTGGTCGGCTTCCTTGGCCGGCGTTGCCTGATCAGCGGCCTTCGCGGCATCCGCTTCAGCCTTGTCGGCATCTGCGGCGGCCGTCTGGCCGTTCACGCCCAGGGCGCGGTTGAGGTCGTCCAGCGTGAACGTGATGGAGCCGAAGTCCACGTTGCCGTCCGCCGTGTTCTTGGCGGTGGTGCGCTCGGGCATGGGAGCGGCCGCATCGTCGGAGGTCACCGTGAAGGTGAACTTGCCCTCGATGGAGGCCGGGTCAAGCCCGGGTGCCGCCTGCAGCGTCTTCACGCCGGACAGGCCCACCTGCACCGGATCGCCCGTGGAGTACGTGTTCTCGAACTTCAGGCCATCGCCAAGGTTCGCCGTTGCCGTAAGCGAGCCATTGCCGTTATCGACGACCGTCACCTTGAACGGGATCGGCTGCGTCTGCGGCGTGATGCCCTGGTCAGCCAGGCCATCGGTCTTCTCGTAAGCCAGGTAGCTCACCGTCCACGAGATGACTCCCTTGTCGGAGGTCCTGGAGGCGTTGCCGTCCTGCACCAGGCCCTCAAGCATCTCGGTGGTGTAGTGAAGGCCGTCGAACGTCACGGTGCCATCGGCCGCGTTCTTGGCCGTCCGCAGGTCGTCCCCGCCCGTTGCGTACTTCACCGCGAAGATGAACTCACCGGCGGAAAGCGGACGTCCCGTGAGCGCCTTGGTCGCCGTCACCTGAGCGGCCGCACCGCCCGGGTTGTCGGTAGAGGCGGCATACGTGTTGGTGAAGGGAACCACCGCAGGACCTGTGCCGGCAGCAGACGGATCTGCGCCGTACACGTACGTCTTGTCGCCCTTAGGTCCGGCCACCACGGTCTTGACCGTCAACGCGGCCTTCTCCGGGTTGTCCTCGACCGTCACCGTTACCGTGTACTCCGTCGTGTCGTAGGTGTAGCCGGTAACCTTTTCGCCTACCACCTCGACCACCTTATAGGTATACGTCTTGCCAACGTCGCTCTGGCGCAGCACCACGTGCTGCTCGCCCAGCGCGGACTTCACGGCTTGCGCGCCATCCGCAGCTGCGGGCATGGCGATCTCGGCGCCTTCCAGCGACAGACCCAGCGCGTACGCCGACGCCTCGTCGCCAGGAGTCACCTTGATGGTGAACTGGCCCTCGGCCATATCGCGGCCGGTCAGGGTCTTGGCCACGTTCAAGCCACCCGCCGCCGTGTAATCGATTTCAGCGGTGTAGCGATTCACGAACGTGACGTTCTCCGCAACTGCAGAGGCCTTGAGCGTGCCAGAGCCGTCGTCGGACACCGTCACCTTGATGGTGGCCACGTTGCCGTCGTACTGGATGCCCGGCAGCTTATGGTCGTCGGCGGGCACGACCTCGCGCACCTCGTAGACGAACGTGCGCTTATGGTCGGGCTCGGCCTTCACCATGTCGGACGTGAACTTGATCTCACCGAACCCGAAGCTCCCCGCGTTCGCCTTGGTCACCGTCGCGCTGGTCACATCGTTGCCCGCAGCATCCTTGGGCAGCGGACCGCCATCGAGCGCCTTCAACTCGAACGTGAACTCGTCGGAGTCAATCCAATCGCGGCCCTCGAGCACCTTGCTCAGACCGGCGGTGGCGGTGTCGTAGCTGGTCGGGGTTGCCTGATAGCCGTTCACGAACGCCACGGTCGCGGAATCGACGACCTTCCCATCCAGCTTGGTGGTCAGCGTCAGATGCTTGTCGGGATCGCCGCTCATGCCCACTGTGATCTCGAGCGTATGCACGCTGTTGTCGTAGGAAACGCCGGGCTTAGCATCGGCGGGCACGACCTCGCGCACTTCGTATGCGAACGTCTTGCCGATATCGGCCTGCGTGAACGCGACGCCGTTCATCTTCGCCATATCGCACGCGACGCCATCGGCACGCGCAGCGTTGGTGAAGCTGCGGTCGGAATCCGTCAAGCGGGCTTCGGCATCTTCCGCAGACACGGTATCGGATTTCACGCCATGGATGCTGAAGGAGAACTCATCAGCTGCCATATCGCGGCCGTTCAGCGTCTTCTGGACGGTGATGCCGGAGAACTGCGCATTCTGCTCGTACTTGTTCTCGAACTTCGCCGGCCCGTTGTCGTAGCTCACCGCGGCGACCAGCTTGCCCGTATGGTCATCGGTCACCGTGACCGTAACCTTGTGCACATGGCGATCGAACACGATGCCGCCGGTTGCGGTGCCCGCTGCATCAAGATCCTTTCCGCAGTACTTATCCTCCTGCACCGCGAACGAATACGTGCCGGGCTTCTTGAACGTCATCTCGCCAAAGGAGAACCTAGTCTCATCGCCCGCCTTCGCGCCGCTCACCACGGCTTCTTCGGCACCCTTCGGGATGATGATGCTGCCGTCGTCAATGGCCTTCTGCGTGGCGCCATCCGCCGCGCTCAGCTTGAAGCCGAACGCCTCGCCTTCCGCCATATCGCGGCCGGTCAGCACCTTGGTGCCGTGAATCGCCGTATCGCCCTCGAGCTTAGCGGAATCGGGTTTGTACGAGTTATCGAAACTGAACATGGCGCCGGTAATCGGCTCTTCGCTATCGTTCTCGTAGTACTTGGCGCTCAATTCAAGCGTGCCGCCAACGTCCGCGATAGTCACCTTCGCGGCCCACACCGTCTGGTCGTACACCATGCCGGCCGGGTCGAAGGTCTTGTCCGCCAGGACATCTCGCACGGCACGCCACGTATCGCCGACCTTAACCACCTCGACGATCTTGTATTCGAAGGTGGCGTCGAGCGTTTCGGGATCGAGATTCCCGTACGTGAACGTCGCCTGCGGGAACGCGATGCCGCCGCCTGCCTCGACCGCGGTCAGGGCGCCATACCACATCTTGCCGCCCCACTCGTGATCGATACGCATCGCGCCTTCGCCTTGGGGCAACGGCGCATCAGGGTTGTCCGTGCAGGCGATCACGTGGAACATGCCCGGCTTAAGGGGGTTCTCACCTGTCGCGTCCGTATACGTCTTCGTGCCGCTAGGAGTCCACTTCACCTCAAAGCGGTTGTACTCGTTCACGAACGACGCCGTATCGTCCTCGATGGGCTGCGGCTTCTCATATTTCACGCCGTCATCGCCTACCAGCTTCGTCATCTTAGACTCCACCGTCAGCGTACCATTGTGGTCCTTGTCGGTTACCGTCACGACGACCTGGTACAACGCCTGGGATGCGCTCACGCCGGGATTCAAAGTGCTGAGCGCCTCGGACTCCCAAATCTCATACGTGTACGTGCCCGGCTTCGTGTAGCTGATGTCCTGGAACTGGAAGTGCACCTTTGTATCAGCTGGAGTGCCATACGGCTGCGTTACCTTGACACGCGTCTCGCCCAGGGTGTCGGTCGGCGGCATCGGCGCCTCAACGGACGTGTCGGCATCCTTCAGAATGAACGTGAACTCGTCGGTTTCAAGCCAAGCGCGTCCGGTCAGCACCTTCTCGCCCTTGAGGTACGTCTCGCCATCCAGCGTGCCGGATGCGGCATATGTGTTCTTGTACGTTACCGCGCTCGTGTTACCGGCAGCGATCTGACCTTCCGCACCAGCGGCCTCTGCCGTGAAGCCGTCGCGGTGCGTCTCGCTTACCTTATAGTCCCAGCCTGCGGAAAGCCCGTACACGTACAGGGTCTCGCCCGGCTTCAGGGAATGCTTCGCCTGGCCGTCCTGGCCGAACGCCAGCACGAACTTATCGCCTTGCTGCTCGCCGTTCGCGTTCTTCACCACGGCGTTAAAGCTCTTGCCGGCGGCATCTTGCATGGTGATGGCGAACTCGAAGGATTCGTTCGCGAAATCAGCCGCGTTATACCCATCGGGCAGCTGCAGCTGCTTCGTCACCGTCAGCGTGCCGGGTACATCGACGCTCAGCTTGCCGTTGTTGCCCAGATAGGCGTTGATGAGCGTTTGCGCGGAGGACTGCTCAATGCCGCTCCACTTCGGGTTCAGCACGTCATCGGCCGTGGCCGTGGGATTATCGGTCTTGACCTTGTGCAGTTCGTTGATGTAGGTCAAACGCGGCGTGCCGGACTTGAAGTAGCAGGCACCCGTGGAATCCCAGGCGATAGAGCCCTCGACCTTCTCAGCGGCGTCGCCCGGGAAGGACACATGCTCGGTCTTCGCAACGGGCTTGCCGTTGTCCATGGCGTAGTAGTTGTGCTTGTAGTAGTACGTAGAGCCTTTCTCTACCGACTTCGCAGGAACAGTGCACGCCTCATCGGTGTAGATAGGCGTGTCCTGCGTGAAGTAATAGTAGCTATTGCCCGCTGCCGGCTCGAACGTGGCGACCACGTCGCCCGTTTCCTTGCCGGTCCACTTGTTGGCGTAGAAGCTCACCTTGCCCGTTGCGTCGGTGTTCTTCTCCATATACGCCTTCATGGCGTCATCGGGATTCTCCAGCAGATCGAGCGCCGCCGGCTTCACGCCGGAGGAGTACAGCACCGAGATTGGCGTGGTGTTCGAGACGCTCATGGTATCCTTCGCCAGGTCGATGGCGAAGTTGCGCAGCGGGATCAAGGATGCGGGCACCTTCACCTGCACCTTGTCGCCCACCGCAACGTCGTTCGAACGCGTGACGGTGATCACGACGTCCTTCAGATCGGCAGCAGCCAAGCCGGAATGCACGTCACCGCTGAAATGGTACGTGTCGACGTTTCCGTCCGTGGTCTTGGACTTGCAGCCGTACACCGTTCCGTTGTACACGAGCTTGGACAGGTCGGTGACCTGCATGTAATCGCCCAGCTGATCATCAAAGGTGATGTAGCCGGTCTCGTGCTCGAAGCCTTCGCTCGTCTCCGTCGGATAGCCGGCGCCCGTCGAGATCTCCTTGGAGATGTCGTCGAACACGCGCTTCAACTCGTCGGCGTTGGTCGCGCTCTTGTAGAACGCGGCGTCTTTACCGTCGGAGCCCTTCGCGCGGTCGCCGAAGCTCCATTTGTATTCGCCCGGCCACCAACTCGTTTTCTCATATGAATACGTCGCAGACGGGTAGTTGCTCGACACGGCATGCATGAGCTTATTCTCGTTGGAAACGCCCTGCTCGCTGGGATACTTGGCCGGATCTGCGCCCTCGAAGATGCCGATGGAGTACACCGCAGCACCCGCGTCCTTCATATCCTTAGCGTTTCCAACGGCGCTCGAGGCGACGTCCGGAGAGAAACTGCTCTGGGTCGTCGGCGTGCCATCGGTGAAGAAGATGACGACCTTCTTGGCATCGGAACGACCAGAGGTCTGACCCTTCGCAAGCTCCAAGCCTGCGGCGGCATTCGTTGCGCCGGCGGGCTTGATGGCGTTCACCTGGGACGAGAAAGCATCTTTCGTCTCATCGGTACACGGAGCCAGCGTCTTCATCACCTGGCTGTAGTTGTACGAATATCCGCCGTCGCGATACGTGTCGTTGCCGACCTTGTCGGTCTTGTTCCCAGCGAACTTCACGATGGCGACCTGATGCTGCTTAGCCGCATCCTTGACCGTCGCATTCTGCTTGGCGATCTCATCGATGAACGAGTTCGCTGCGCTCTTGAGCGCAGCGATGCGCTTTGTGTCATCGCCGCCGCCCATGGCGTCATCCATCGACCCAGATGCGTCAAGCACCAGCACGATGTCGAGCGGCGTGGTTGCCGTATCGGATAGGTTAGAGGTGGACGACAACGCCGTGAGCGCGGTCAGGAAGTCCGCACCATTCTCCTTGGATATGGTGACGCCGTTCTTGCTGATCTCGCCATCTGACACGGTCTTGTCGGTCCAGATACGTCCAACGCTCGACGTGTCGCTCTTGATAAGCCCCGACCAATCCCAAATGGTCGAGGGGTCCGTGACGGCGGTCTTGTTTCCGCTGTACGTTGCCGCCGATGAGCCTTCTGCGAACGCCGCGCCGCCGAACAGCGGCGACAACGCAAGCACCAGCACAGCGGCTAACGCTGCTTTAAAACGCTTCGTCGATTTCATGCCCTCGCCTCCTTCCACCGCATCGCGGCTTTCCGTATCCCCTTGCGCTTGCATATGCGCGCGCTCGGGCTTTTCCGGTACCCTGACATATTCATGGGCCCACTCCTTCCCGCACGGCCCTCCCATGCCATCGCGCCCGCCGACGTCGGCCTCACTCGCCGATCGCCGGACGCGCGCATAGCCCGTAACCGCGCATCGCGCCAGCGGTGCAAACGGCATCGAGCCGCTACACCTCCTCTAAACATCATTGCCAAAGGGGGTACACGGAACCACGCCGTA contains:
- a CDS encoding Spy0128 family protein yields the protein MKSTKRFKAALAAVLVLALSPLFGGAAFAEGSSAATYSGNKTAVTDPSTIWDWSGLIKSDTSSVGRIWTDKTVSDGEISKNGVTISKENGADFLTALTALSSTSNLSDTATTPLDIVLVLDASGSMDDAMGGGDDTKRIAALKSAANSFIDEIAKQNATVKDAAKQHQVAIVKFAGNKTDKVGNDTYRDGGYSYNYSQVMKTLAPCTDETKDAFSSQVNAIKPAGATNAAAGLELAKGQTSGRSDAKKVVIFFTDGTPTTQSSFSPDVASSAVGNAKDMKDAGAAVYSIGIFEGADPAKYPSEQGVSNENKLMHAVSSNYPSATYSYEKTSWWPGEYKWSFGDRAKGSDGKDAAFYKSATNADELKRVFDDISKEISTGAGYPTETSEGFEHETGYITFDDQLGDYMQVTDLSKLVYNGTVYGCKSKTTDGNVDTYHFSGDVHSGLAAADLKDVVITVTRSNDVAVGDKVQVKVPASLIPLRNFAIDLAKDTMSVSNTTPISVLYSSGVKPAALDLLENPDDAMKAYMEKNTDATGKVSFYANKWTGKETGDVVATFEPAAGNSYYYFTQDTPIYTDEACTVPAKSVEKGSTYYYKHNYYAMDNGKPVAKTEHVSFPGDAAEKVEGSIAWDSTGACYFKSGTPRLTYINELHKVKTDNPTATADDVLNPKWSGIEQSSAQTLINAYLGNNGKLSVDVPGTLTVTKQLQLPDGYNAADFANESFEFAITMQDAAGKSFNAVVKNANGEQQGDKFVLAFGQDGQAKHSLKPGETLYVYGLSAGWDYKVSETHRDGFTAEAAGAEGQIAAGNTSAVTYKNTYAASGTLDGETYLKGEKVLTGRAWLETDEFTFILKDADTSVEAPMPPTDTLGETRVKVTQPYGTPADTKVHFQFQDISYTKPGTYTYEIWESEALSTLNPGVSASQALYQVVVTVTDKDHNGTLTVESKMTKLVGDDGVKYEKPQPIEDDTASFVNEYNRFEVKWTPSGTKTYTDATGENPLKPGMFHVIACTDNPDAPLPQGEGAMRIDHEWGGKMWYGALTAVEAGGGIAFPQATFTYGNLDPETLDATFEYKIVEVVKVGDTWRAVRDVLADKTFDPAGMVYDQTVWAAKVTIADVGGTLELSAKYYENDSEEPITGAMFSFDNSYKPDSAKLEGDTAIHGTKVLTGRDMAEGEAFGFKLSAADGATQKAIDDGSIIIPKGAEEAVVSGAKAGDETRFSFGEMTFKKPGTYSFAVQEDKYCGKDLDAAGTATGGIVFDRHVHKVTVTVTDDHTGKLVAAVSYDNGPAKFENKYEQNAQFSGITVQKTLNGRDMAADEFSFSIHGVKSDTVSAEDAEARLTDSDRSFTNAARADGVACDMAKMNGVAFTQADIGKTFAYEVREVVPADAKPGVSYDNSVHTLEITVGMSGDPDKHLTLTTKLDGKVVDSATVAFVNGYQATPTSYDTATAGLSKVLEGRDWIDSDEFTFELKALDGGPLPKDAAGNDVTSATVTKANAGSFGFGEIKFTSDMVKAEPDHKRTFVYEVREVVPADDHKLPGIQYDGNVATIKVTVSDDGSGTLKASAVAENVTFVNRYTAEIDYTAAGGLNVAKTLTGRDMAEGQFTIKVTPGDEASAYALGLSLEGAEIAMPAAADGAQAVKSALGEQHVVLRQSDVGKTYTYKVVEVVGEKVTGYTYDTTEYTVTVTVEDNPEKAALTVKTVVAGPKGDKTYVYGADPSAAGTGPAVVPFTNTYAASTDNPGGAAAQVTATKALTGRPLSAGEFIFAVKYATGGDDLRTAKNAADGTVTFDGLHYTTEMLEGLVQDGNASRTSDKGVISWTVSYLAYEKTDGLADQGITPQTQPIPFKVTVVDNGNGSLTATANLGDGLKFENTYSTGDPVQVGLSGVKTLQAAPGLDPASIEGKFTFTVTSDDAAAPMPERTTAKNTADGNVDFGSITFTLDDLNRALGVNGQTAAADADKAEADAAKAADQATPAKEADQAADAAKAVADADKAAADAGNASSQAAGNGDKPAADEGDKPAAGDEQGAGAVAASDAASGTVDTVAPGNQPADQPANPEPESGKPRSHVFTYKVTESGDVPGVTNDAAATKTVSFKVTDDGAGKLTVERQGDAASPAFSFANTYKVGPAHFSVTDQVAVTKTLTGRDMAAGEFAFELLEGEDVVATGVNAADGSVALSAVKYTQPGTHRYTLHEVGGGTVANGVTYDGATYTVVTTVKDNGDGTLSVAHALEDAREATFANAYQATPTTVVIGASKTLVGKNLEDGQFTFVLTATDGTELKAKNAADGKIAFPALTFDKPGTYEFALTELDDAQANVTYDKHAYKVTVTVVDDGLGHLNATVAGDADVLAFTNTYAEPPAPVQPTQPTQPGGKTFTPSGPIGKVLTQTGDDRLALVLPLAAVALAGAASIAALCIMRRRDKR